One Aethina tumida isolate Nest 87 chromosome 5, icAetTumi1.1, whole genome shotgun sequence genomic window carries:
- the LOC109599102 gene encoding facilitated trehalose transporter Tret1 isoform X2 — translation MKSQSIFSMFQGTLPQLIAVLSGTLVAVSDGMNYGWTSPVIPILLGENSHIKTTLHECEWLEHILNIGAFSGLPVTIYLVDKIGRKKSLLLASFSSLLCWIIIALANRMEYFYVARFFCGMSGDMAFVSGPMYIAEIADHKIRGFLSSLIYLMMLFGITTIYSITPYVPFVVPSILAGILLIIELIIFPFMPESPYYLLYIGKREEAKKSLEKFRPNGNVEQELDEIAAAIKRQKSEKGRPQDLILVKSNRKALIILAILNGAQHFSSISVMIMNVHLILEAAGSIYIEKSLAAIIFAVIMLSAATVSSFFMDKYGRKVLLITSSILTGLCLLALSIYFTLKNSGVDVLFVSWIPIVSVMVYACVFKLGLGMVPIVLTAELFPAKMKAMGMTLADAMYVIFSMISIYLYQWLSQSYGIHVPFYLFSASCFFTAMFTVLFIPETKGKTLEEIQFILKGEIHPKDIEDFDTKSVS, via the exons ATGAAGTCACAGTCCATATTTTCCATGTTCCAAGGAACATTACCTCAACTAATAGCGGTTCTTAgtg gaaCATTAGTTGCTGTATCCGATGGTATGAACTATGGATGGACATCACCAGTTATACCAATCCTACTGGGCGAAAATAGTCACATAAAGACCACATTGCACGAATGTGAATGGCTCGAACATATCCTCAACATTGGGGCGTTTTCTGGATTGCCGGTTACCATTTACCTGGTAGACAAAATCGGGAGGAAAAAGTCTCTACTTCTGGCTTCATTTTCCAGCTTACTTTGTTGGATCATAATAGCTTTAGCTAATAGAATGGAGTACTTTTATGTTGCCAGATTTTTTTGTGGCATGAGTGGTGACATGGCTTTCGTTTCTGGTCCCATGTACATTGCTGAAATTGCTGATCATAAGATTAGAGGCTTTTTATCTAGTTTAATTTACCTTATGATGCTATTCGGCATAACTACGATTTATTCTATTACTCCTTACGTACCCTTCGTAGTGCCATCTATTCTAGCTGGCATTCTGCTCATAATTGAACTGattatatttccatttatGCCTGAGTCcccttattatttattgtatataggCAAACGAGAAGAAGCTAAAAAATCACTGGAAAAGTTTAGGCCAAACGGTAATGTGGAACAGGAACTAGACGAAATAGCAGCAGCAATTAAAAGACAAAAGAGCGAAAAAGGCCGACCTCAAGACCTCATTCTCGTTAAAAGTAACAGAAAAGCCCTAATCATTCTAGCTATCCTAAACGGAGCTCAACACTTCAGTAGCATCAGTGTTATGATTATGAATGTGCATTTAATTCTTGAAGCAGCCGGTTCTATTTACATAGAAAAATCATTGGCAGCCATAATTTTTGCTGTTATTATGCTAAGTGCTGCTACCGTTTCTTCGTTTTTCATGGACAAGTATGGACGAAAAGTTTTATTGATTACTTCTTCAATTCTTACGGGATTATGTTTGTTGGCACTATCCATTTATTTCACGCTAAAAAATTCCGGAGttgatgttttatttgttagttGGATACCCATAGTTTCAGTTATGGTGTACGCATGTGTTTTCAAATTAGGTTTAGGTATGGTTCCAATTGTTTTAACAGCTGAATTATTCCCAGCTAAAATGAAAGCCATGGGAATGACATTAGCTGATGCCATGTAcgttattttttcaatgatttctatttatttgtatcaatGGCTGTCTCAATCTTATGGAATTCATGTGCCGTTCTATTTGTTCTCGGCCAGTTGTTTTTTCACAGCAATGTTTACTGTCTTGTTTATTCCCGAAACAAAAGGGAAAACTTTGGAGGaaattcagtttattttaaagggAGAAATTCATCCAAAAGATATTGAAGATTTTGACACGAAAAGTGTAAGCTAA
- the LOC109599130 gene encoding facilitated trehalose transporter Tret1 produces the protein MSFLDKFKGTKKQCIAVFTGTIFAISDGMHYGWTAPAAERLLREDSPIKTTHKQAEWLEQILMLGACLGLPITILLADRIGRKGSLLVASALALSSWFLIGIASKIEMIFVARFLSGIAGDMAFVSAPMYIAEIADQKIRGFLSSVIYLMMLSGIIITYCVVPFTPLYVPCLIGGTFVLLELIIFPFMPESPYYLLYRNREEDAKNALKRLRENEDVDKEFEEIRDAMIRERAVKGRPQDIILVSSNRKALMIMSVLNAAQHFSSISVMLMNLHSILAAAGSVYIAHSTAAIMFSFMMLISAVTASLFIDKFGRKALIINSSILTGLCLFTIATYFYLKNTGMNVDAISWIPVVTVMAYAICFKSGLGMVPIVLTAELFPTNVKALGMTLADINYIIWAIVSLSIYQWLENTFGMHVPFYLFACSCFITAIFTYFFIPETKGKTLDEIQYILKGETPPPRSSATQAEKEQFIEK, from the exons ATGAGTTTCCTGGACAAATTCAAAGGGACAAAGAAACAATGCATCGCTGTATTTACAG ggaCAATATTCGCAATATCCGATGGCATGCACTACGGCTGGACGGCGCCGGCCGCCGAACGGCTCCTGAGAGAAGACAGCCCGATCAAAACGACGCACAAACAGGCGGAATGGCTGGAGCAAATTCTGATGCTGGGAGCCTGTTTGGGTCTGCCCATAACCATCTTGCTGGCCGATCGCATCGGAAGAAAAGGATCTCTACTGGTTGCCTCAGCTCTGGCCCTTTCCTCTTGGTTCCTGATCGGGATAGCTTCGAAGATCGAAATGATATTCGTCGCCAGGTTCCTGAGCGGAATCGCCGGTGACATGGCTTTCGTTTCCGCCCCCATGTATATAGCCGAAATAGCCGATCAGAAGATCAGAGGGTTTTTGTCCAGTGTTATATACCTCATGATGCTGTCGGGCATCATTATTACGTACTGCGTCGTACCGTTCACACCTTTGTACGTGCCTTGCTTAATTGGAGGCACGTTCGTGCTCCTCGAACTGATAATCTTCCCATTCATGCCGGAATCCCCGTATTATTTACTGTACAGAAACAGAGAGGAAGACGCGAAAAATGCGTTGAAAAGACTCAGGGAAAACGAGGACGTGGATAAGGAATTCGAGGAAATTAGGGATGCGATGATAAGAGAAAGAGCAGTGAAGGGACGACCACAAGATATTATTCTAGTCAGTAGTAACAGAAAAGCTTTAATGATAATGAGTGTACTTAATGCCGCTCAGCACTTCAGCAGTATTAGTGTGATGTTGATGAACCTTCATTCAATCCTTGCAGCTGCCGGTTCAGTGTACATCGCACATTCCACTGCCGCCATTATGTTCTCTTTCATGATGTTGATCTCAGCAGTTACTGCATCGTTGTTCATAGACAAATTCGGAAGGAAAGCCTTAATTATAAACTCAAGTATTTTAACTGGGCTGTGCCTGTTTACCATTGCGACGTacttttatttgaagaataCAGGCATGAACGTAGATGCGATTAGTTGGATACCTGTTGTAACTGTGATGGCTTACGCAATTTGTTTCAAGTCTGGTTTAGGTATGGTTCCTATAGTACTTACTGCAGAGCTGTTCCCTACCAATGTTAAAGCACTTGGTATGACTCTTGctgatattaattacattatttgggCTATTGTTTCCTTAAGTATTTACCAATGGTTGGAGAACACCTTCGGTATGCACGTACCGTTCTATTTGTTCGCTTGTTCGTGTTTCATCACGGCGATCTTTACGTACTTTTTCATTCCCGAAACTAAGGGTAAAACGTTGGATGAGATTCAATATATTCTTAAAGGGGAAACTCCACCACCAAGAAGTAGTGCCACCCAAGCTGAAAAGGAACAATTTATAGAGAAGTGA
- the LOC109599129 gene encoding facilitated trehalose transporter Tret1-2 homolog isoform X3, whose product MGSVGNIFQGTFPQLLAAVTGTLAAISDGMHYGWTAPVIPILLSEDSPVKTTKHQAEWLETMLMLGAFSGLPTTIYFVDKIGRKYSLLLSSLTTLICWTVIGVANRIEYIYAARFFSGMAGDMAFVAAPMYIAEIADQKIRGFLSSIIYLMMLIGIFLIYTVAPFTAFYVPCIIGGALVLVELIVFPFMPESPYYLLYKDRPEDAKKALIRFRQTENIEKEFEDISAAVKRQRSERGNPKDLIMVDSNRKALLIMTVLNGSQHFSSISVILMNLHLILEAAGTVYLSSSLAAIIFSIIMFCAATTASFSIDKFGRKVLLTTSSLLTGCCLLVIAIYFNLKYQGVDVLPEWFL is encoded by the exons ATGGGGAGTGTTGGCAACATATTCCAAGGGACTTTTCCACAATTGCTAGCAGCTGTAACCG GCACCTTGGCAGCAATATCCGATGGCATGCACTACGGGTGGACCGCACCCGTAATCCCGATACTTCTGAGCGAAGACAGCCCCGTCAAAACGACAAAACACCAAGCGGAATGGCTGGAAACCATGTTGATGTTGGGTGCTTTCTCAGGTTTACCCACCACCATCTATTTCGTCGACAAGATCGGAAGGAAATACTCCCTACTTCTCTCTTCCTTAACCACTTTGATATGCTGGACCGTCATAGGCGTAGCCAACCGAATCGAGTACATATATGCGGCAAGATTCTTCAGCGGGATGGCCGGCGATATGGCCTTCGTGGCCGCTCCCATGTACATCGCTGAAATAGCCGATCAAAAAATTAGGGGGTTCCTTTCCAGTATTATCTACCTGATGATGTTAATTggcatatttttgatttacacCGTGGCACCGTTTACAGCTTTCTACGTTCCGTGCATTATAGGTGGGGCTTTGGTGCTCGTCGAGTTGATTGTATTCCCGTTCATGCCGGAATCCCCTTACTACTTGCTGTACAAAGATCGTCCGGAAGATGCCAAAAAAGCTCTGATTAGATTCAGACAAACGGAAAACATCGAAAAGGAGTTCGAGGACATTTCGGCGGCTGTGAAAAGACAAAGGAGTGAAAGAGGCAATCCAAAGGATCTCATTATGGTTGACAGTAACCGTAAGGCGTTATTAATCATGACTGTATTAAACGGGTCTCAGCACTTTAGCAGTATTAGCGTAATACTTATGAATCTCCACTTAATTTTAGAAGCAGCTGGCACTGTTTATCTTTCGTCCAGTTTGGCAGCAATAATATTCTCGATTATAATGTTTTGCGCCGCCACGACTGCGTCATTCTCCATTGATAAGTTCGGAAGGAAAGTTTTGCTTACTACATCCAGCCTTTTAACCGGTTGTTGCCTGTTGGTTATTGCCATTTACTTTAACTTGAAGTACCAAGGAGTGGATGTTTTACCT GAATGGTTCCTATAG
- the LOC109599101 gene encoding facilitated trehalose transporter Tret1-like, with protein MGFLQTSIFSMFSGTLPQVIAVLSGTLVAVSDGMNFGWTAPVIPILLSENSPVKTTIHQAEFLETMLMLGAFAGLPFTIYFVDKFGRKKSLLLASLTTLCSWTVIGIANRIEYIFVARFFGGMAGDMAFVAGPMYIGEIADQKIRGFLSSIIYLMMLIGIFIIYAVAPFVPFYVPSIIGGGLVLLELIVFPFMPESPYYLLYKNKPEEARKSLMRFRQNQDVEKEFQEIKAAVERQKTEKGRPQDLVLVKSNRKALIIMTVLNGAQHFSSISVVLMNLHSILEAAGAVYLHSSTSAIIFAFIMLVAATMFSFCIDKFGRKALLLFSTTLSGLCLVAIAVYFTLKNQGMDVLSVSWIPIVSIMIYAAAFKWGLGMVPIVMTAELFPAKMKAIGMTLADAMYVIFSIASIQLYQILVPYGVEVPFYIFSACCFCTTIFTMFVIPETKGKTLDEIQFMLKGESKGSNDSV; from the exons ATGGGTTTTTTACAAACATCAATTTTCTCCATGTTTTCTGGTACCTTACCTCAAGTAATTGCTGTCTTATCAG GAACATTAGTGGCTGTGTCAGATGGAATGAACTTCGGATGGACCGCTCCTGTTATTCCAATTTTACTAAGCGAGAACAGCCCCGTAAAAACAACTATTCACCAGGctgaatttttagaaacaatGCTAATGTTAGGAGCATTTGCCGGGTTACCATTTACTATATACTTCGTAGACAAGTTCGGAAGGAAAAAGTCGTTGTTGCTGGCTTCCCTGACCACTTTATGCAGCTGGACAGTGATTGGAATAGCCAATCGTATCGAGTACATTTTTGTTGCGAGATTTTTCGGGGGGATGGCCGGAGACATGGCCTTTGTTGCGGGACCCATGTACATAGGAGAAATAGCTGACCAAAAAATTAGAGGATTCCTTTCCAGTATTATTTACCTTATGATGCTCAtcggtatatttattatttacgcaGTGGCTCCGTTTGTACCCTTCTACGTACCTTCAATTATTGGCGGAGGTCTTGTACTTCTAGAGCTAATCGTATTTCCATTCATGCCGGAGTCACCCTATTACCTTCTTTACAAAAATAAGCCAGAGGAAGCTAGGAAGTCCTTAATGAGATTCAGACAAAACCAAGACGTGGAAAAGGAGTTCCAAGAAATCAAAGCTGCAGTAGAGAGACAGAAAACTGAAAAAGGCCGTCCTCAAGATTTAGTACTGGTAAAAAGTAACCGAAAGGCACTAATCATTATGACAGTACTTAATGGTGCTCAACACTTCAGCAGCATTAGTGTTGTGTTAATGAACCTCCACTCAATTCTTGAAGCTGCCGGCGCTGTTTATCTACACTCCTCAACATCTGCCATTATTTTCGCCTTTATAATGTTGGTTGCAGCCACAATGTTTTCATTTTGCATAGACAAGTTTGGAAGGAAAGCACTGCTTCTATTCTCAACAACCTTGTCAGGACTGTGTCTTGTGGCAATTGCTGTAtactttacattaaaaaatcaaggCATGGATGTCCTATCAGTGAGTTGGATTCCGATAGTATCAATAATGATATACGCAGCTGCATTTAAATGGGGCCTTGGAATGGTACCAATCGTCATGACTGCGGAACTGTTTCCGGCTAAAATGAAAGCTATTGGCATGACATTAGCTGATGCaatgtatgttatattttcCATTGCTTCAATTCAATTGTACCAGATTTTAGTGCCGTATGGTGTGGAAgttccattttatattttctctgCATGTTGTTTTTGTACCACCATTTTCACTATGTTTGTAATACCAGAGACCAAAGGCAAAACATTGGATGAAATTCAGTTTATGCTGAAGGGAGAAAGTAAAGGAAGTAATGACagtgtttaa
- the LOC109599102 gene encoding facilitated trehalose transporter Tret1 isoform X1, which produces MIVTMESRSIFSMFQGTLPQLIAVISGSLVALSDGMNYGWTAPVIPILLDENSHIKTTLHECEWLEQIPNFGAIFGLPLTIYLVDKIGRKKSLLFASFGSLLCWILIALADRMEYLYIARFFCGMNGDMAFVSGPMYIAEVADQKIRGFLSSLIYLMMLFGIITIYSVTPYVPFVVPSIIAGVLLITELVLFPFMPESPYYLLYIGKREEAKRSLEKLRPNSNVEYELDEIEAAIKRQKGEKGRPQDLVLVKSNRKALIILAFLNGAQNFGSICVMIMNMHLILEEAGSIYIENSLAAIIFAVIMLSAATVSSFFMDKYGRRVLLTTSAILTGLCLLVLAIYFTLKNSGVEVLFVSWIPIVSVMAYACVFKLGLGMVPIVLTAELFPAKMKAMGMTLADAMYVIFSMISIYLYQWLSQSYGIHVPFYLFSASCFFTAMFTVLFIPETKGKTLEEIQFILKGEIHPKDIEDFDTKSVS; this is translated from the exons ATGATAGTTACAATGGAGTCAAGGTCCATATTTTCCATGTTCCAAGGAACACTACCTCAGTTAATAGCTGTTATTAGTg gatCATTAGTTGCTTTATCCGATGGTATGAATTACGGATGGACAGCCCCAGTTATACCAATATTACTGGACGAAAACAGTCACATAAAGACCACGTTACACGAATGCGAATGGCTCGAGCAAATTCCCAACTTTGGGGCCATATTTGGATTGCCACTTACTATTTACCTAGTAGATaaaattggaagaaaaaaGTCTCTACTTTTTGCATCATTTGGAAGCTTACTTTGTTGGATACTAATAGCTTTAGCCGATAGAATGGAGTACTTGTACATTGCCAGATTTTTTTGCGGTATGAATGGTGACATGGCTTTCGTCTCTGGTCCCATGTACATTGCTGAAGTTGCAGATCAAAAGATTAGAGGCTTTTTATCTAGTTTAATTTACCTTATGATGCTTTTTggcataattacaatttattcagTTACTCCTTACGTACCCTTCGTAGTGCCATCCATAATAGCAGGCGTTCTGCTCATAACTGAACTAGTTCTATTTCCATTTATGCCCGAATCGCCTTACTACTTATTATACATAGGCAAACGAGAGGAAGCTAAACGGTCCCTGGAAAAACTTAGGCCAAACAGTAATGTGGAATATGAATTAGACGAAATAGAAGCAGCAATTAAAAGACAGAAAGGCGAAAAGGGCAGGCCACAAGATCTCGTACTCGTTAAAAGCAACAGGAAAGCACTCATTATTTTAGCATTTCTAAACGGAGCTCAAAACTTCGGCAGTATCTGTGTTATGATCATGAATATGCATTTAATTCTTGAAGAAGCCGGTTCTATTTACATAGAAAACTCATTAGCAGCCATAATTTTTGCTGTTATTATGCTAAGTGCTGCAACTGTTTCTTCGTTTTTTATGGACAAGTATGGACGAAGAGTTTTATTGACCACTTCCGCAATACTTACAGGATTATGTCTGTTAGTGCTTGCCATTTATTTCACACTAAAAAATTCCGGAGttgaagttttatttgttagcTGGATACCCATAGTTTCAGTTATGGCATACGCATGTGTTTTCAAATTAGGTTTAG GTATGGTTCCAATTGTTTTAACAGCTGAATTATTCCCAGCTAAAATGAAAGCCATGGGAATGACATTAGCTGATGCCATGTAcgttattttttcaatgatttctatttatttgtatcaatGGCTGTCTCAATCTTATGGAATTCATGTGCCGTTCTATTTGTTCTCGGCCAGTTGTTTTTTCACAGCAATGTTTACTGTCTTGTTTATTCCCGAAACAAAAGGGAAAACTTTGGAGGaaattcagtttattttaaagggAGAAATTCATCCAAAAGATATTGAAGATTTTGACACGAAAAGTGTAAGCTAA
- the LOC109599129 gene encoding facilitated trehalose transporter Tret1 isoform X1 gives MGSVGNIFQGTFPQLLAAVTGTLAAISDGMHYGWTAPVIPILLSEDSPVKTTKHQAEWLETMLMLGAFSGLPTTIYFVDKIGRKYSLLLSSLTTLICWTVIGVANRIEYIYAARFFSGMAGDMAFVAAPMYIAEIADQKIRGFLSSIIYLMMLIGIFLIYTVAPFTAFYVPCIIGGALVLVELIVFPFMPESPYYLLYKDRPEDAKKALIRFRQTENIEKEFEDISAAVKRQRSERGNPKDLIMVDSNRKALLIMTVLNGSQHFSSISVILMNLHLILEAAGTVYLSSSLAAIIFSIIMFCAATTASFSIDKFGRKVLLTTSSLLTGCCLLVIAIYFNLKYQGVDVLPVSWIPIVCIMIYAASFKLGLGMVPIVMTAELFPTKMKAIGMTLADAMYVIFAIISIELYQLISDSYGIHVPFYIFSASCFATACFTAFVIPETKGKTLDEIQFILKGEKPPPRKDVENEGEKDLFL, from the exons ATGGGGAGTGTTGGCAACATATTCCAAGGGACTTTTCCACAATTGCTAGCAGCTGTAACCG GCACCTTGGCAGCAATATCCGATGGCATGCACTACGGGTGGACCGCACCCGTAATCCCGATACTTCTGAGCGAAGACAGCCCCGTCAAAACGACAAAACACCAAGCGGAATGGCTGGAAACCATGTTGATGTTGGGTGCTTTCTCAGGTTTACCCACCACCATCTATTTCGTCGACAAGATCGGAAGGAAATACTCCCTACTTCTCTCTTCCTTAACCACTTTGATATGCTGGACCGTCATAGGCGTAGCCAACCGAATCGAGTACATATATGCGGCAAGATTCTTCAGCGGGATGGCCGGCGATATGGCCTTCGTGGCCGCTCCCATGTACATCGCTGAAATAGCCGATCAAAAAATTAGGGGGTTCCTTTCCAGTATTATCTACCTGATGATGTTAATTggcatatttttgatttacacCGTGGCACCGTTTACAGCTTTCTACGTTCCGTGCATTATAGGTGGGGCTTTGGTGCTCGTCGAGTTGATTGTATTCCCGTTCATGCCGGAATCCCCTTACTACTTGCTGTACAAAGATCGTCCGGAAGATGCCAAAAAAGCTCTGATTAGATTCAGACAAACGGAAAACATCGAAAAGGAGTTCGAGGACATTTCGGCGGCTGTGAAAAGACAAAGGAGTGAAAGAGGCAATCCAAAGGATCTCATTATGGTTGACAGTAACCGTAAGGCGTTATTAATCATGACTGTATTAAACGGGTCTCAGCACTTTAGCAGTATTAGCGTAATACTTATGAATCTCCACTTAATTTTAGAAGCAGCTGGCACTGTTTATCTTTCGTCCAGTTTGGCAGCAATAATATTCTCGATTATAATGTTTTGCGCCGCCACGACTGCGTCATTCTCCATTGATAAGTTCGGAAGGAAAGTTTTGCTTACTACATCCAGCCTTTTAACCGGTTGTTGCCTGTTGGTTATTGCCATTTACTTTAACTTGAAGTACCAAGGAGTGGATGTTTTACCTGTAAGTTGGATTCCCATTGTCTGTATAATGATTTATGCAGCATCTTTTAAACTTGGCTTAGGAATGGTTCCTATAGTAATGACAGCAGAGCTGTTTCCTACGAAAATGAAGGCGATTGGAATGACTTTGGCCGATGCCATGTATGTAATATTCGCCATTATATCTATTGAACTTTATCAATTGATTTCTGACAGTTATGGAATACATGtgcctttttatattttttctgcaTCTTGTTTTGCCACTGCTTGTTTTACGGCGTTTGTGATACCAGAAACTAAAGGTAAAACATTGGATGAGAttcagtttatattaaaaggaGAAAAACCACCACCAAGAAAAGATGTAGAAAATGAAGGAgagaaagatttatttttataa
- the LOC109599129 gene encoding facilitated trehalose transporter Tret1 isoform X2, producing MGNIGNIFDGTSTQVLAAVTGTLAAISDGMHYGWTAPVIPILLSEDSPVKTTKHQAEWLETMLMLGAFSGLPTTIYFVDKIGRKYSLLLSSLTTLICWTVIGVANRIEYIYAARFFSGMAGDMAFVAAPMYIAEIADQKIRGFLSSIIYLMMLIGIFLIYTVAPFTAFYVPCIIGGALVLVELIVFPFMPESPYYLLYKDRPEDAKKALIRFRQTENIEKEFEDISAAVKRQRSERGNPKDLIMVDSNRKALLIMTVLNGSQHFSSISVILMNLHLILEAAGTVYLSSSLAAIIFSIIMFCAATTASFSIDKFGRKVLLTTSSLLTGCCLLVIAIYFNLKYQGVDVLPVSWIPIVCIMIYAASFKLGLGMVPIVMTAELFPTKMKAIGMTLADAMYVIFAIISIELYQLISDSYGIHVPFYIFSASCFATACFTAFVIPETKGKTLDEIQFILKGEKPPPRKDVENEGEKDLFL from the exons ATGGGGAACATTGGGAACATTTTCGACGGGACTTCTACACAAGTTTTGGCAGCTGTTACTG GCACCTTGGCAGCAATATCCGATGGCATGCACTACGGGTGGACCGCACCCGTAATCCCGATACTTCTGAGCGAAGACAGCCCCGTCAAAACGACAAAACACCAAGCGGAATGGCTGGAAACCATGTTGATGTTGGGTGCTTTCTCAGGTTTACCCACCACCATCTATTTCGTCGACAAGATCGGAAGGAAATACTCCCTACTTCTCTCTTCCTTAACCACTTTGATATGCTGGACCGTCATAGGCGTAGCCAACCGAATCGAGTACATATATGCGGCAAGATTCTTCAGCGGGATGGCCGGCGATATGGCCTTCGTGGCCGCTCCCATGTACATCGCTGAAATAGCCGATCAAAAAATTAGGGGGTTCCTTTCCAGTATTATCTACCTGATGATGTTAATTggcatatttttgatttacacCGTGGCACCGTTTACAGCTTTCTACGTTCCGTGCATTATAGGTGGGGCTTTGGTGCTCGTCGAGTTGATTGTATTCCCGTTCATGCCGGAATCCCCTTACTACTTGCTGTACAAAGATCGTCCGGAAGATGCCAAAAAAGCTCTGATTAGATTCAGACAAACGGAAAACATCGAAAAGGAGTTCGAGGACATTTCGGCGGCTGTGAAAAGACAAAGGAGTGAAAGAGGCAATCCAAAGGATCTCATTATGGTTGACAGTAACCGTAAGGCGTTATTAATCATGACTGTATTAAACGGGTCTCAGCACTTTAGCAGTATTAGCGTAATACTTATGAATCTCCACTTAATTTTAGAAGCAGCTGGCACTGTTTATCTTTCGTCCAGTTTGGCAGCAATAATATTCTCGATTATAATGTTTTGCGCCGCCACGACTGCGTCATTCTCCATTGATAAGTTCGGAAGGAAAGTTTTGCTTACTACATCCAGCCTTTTAACCGGTTGTTGCCTGTTGGTTATTGCCATTTACTTTAACTTGAAGTACCAAGGAGTGGATGTTTTACCTGTAAGTTGGATTCCCATTGTCTGTATAATGATTTATGCAGCATCTTTTAAACTTGGCTTAGGAATGGTTCCTATAGTAATGACAGCAGAGCTGTTTCCTACGAAAATGAAGGCGATTGGAATGACTTTGGCCGATGCCATGTATGTAATATTCGCCATTATATCTATTGAACTTTATCAATTGATTTCTGACAGTTATGGAATACATGtgcctttttatattttttctgcaTCTTGTTTTGCCACTGCTTGTTTTACGGCGTTTGTGATACCAGAAACTAAAGGTAAAACATTGGATGAGAttcagtttatattaaaaggaGAAAAACCACCACCAAGAAAAGATGTAGAAAATGAAGGAgagaaagatttatttttataa